A single window of Triplophysa rosa linkage group LG2, Trosa_1v2, whole genome shotgun sequence DNA harbors:
- the stag2a gene encoding cohesin subunit SA-2a: MIAAQDLQADFHQEGHSQFSDTDLEDLEGRNAKPGKGKRGKKTPNQKTKASEGRGQGRVNGHHQENGMENLSLFEIVKLGKSATQSVVDDWIESYKMDRDTALMELINFFIHCSGCKGAVSSEMFRHMQNSEIIRKMTEEFDEDSGDYPLAMAGPLWKKFKQSLCEFIMVLVRQCQYSIIYDEYMMDTVISLLTGLSDSQVRAFRHTSTLAAMKLMTALVNVALNLSINMDNTQRQYETERNKSIGKRANERLELLLQKRKELQENQDEIENMMNAIFKGVFIHRYRDVIAEIRVVCIEEIGMWMKLYSEAFLNDSYLKYVGWTMYDKQGEVRLKCLTALQSLYYSRELNSRLELFTSRFKDRIVSMTLDKEYDVAVQAIKLLTLVLQSSDEVLTAEDCESVYHLVYSAHRPVAVAAGEFLYKKLFSHHSAEDEERPRRGRQCLNANLIRTTVLFFLESELHEHGAYLVDSLWDCASELLKDWESMISLLLDEPYPGEEALTDAQEAALVEIMLCAVRQTCECHPPIGRSSGRRVLTAKEKKTQLDDRTKITETFAVALPLLLAKYSVDPEKVTNLLQFPQYFDLEIYTTGRLEKHLDALLRQVRDVVEKHTETDVLEACSMTFHALCNEEFTIYNRVDIVRSQMIDEQVDKFHRLLEDFLQEGEEPDEDDAYQVLSTLKRITAFHNAHDLTKWDLFTSNYKLLNAGLQNGDMPEQIVAHALQCTHYVILWHLAKLSEGTTNKDHLVLLRRQVRAFCLMCQSYLNSISTAVKEQAFTILCDALLIFSYQIVSSGRESLEPLVFSPDASLQNELINFILDHVFVEQDEDSSTDDEAGKIEALHRRRNLLAAFCKLIIYNVVEMKIAADVFKQYMRYYNDYGDIIKETMSKARQIDKIQCAKTLILSLQQLFNEMLSDLGCNFDRSTSAFCGIKELARRFSLTFGLDQLKTREAIAMLHKDGIEFAFKEPSPQGEGGPPLNLAFLDILSEFSSKLLRQDKKTVHLYLERFMTFQMALQRDDCWLPLISYRNSLQTGTDDDTLSVISGMSRSSTRSRKSRSTTASKRKLPEEESSCSSSDVSAWVGRIQAAPHTPMMMSSPHIVSTVLREPKKPRPEQGYMGVYSMSNEAQQQPLQQQTLQQPQQQMDYNSQVAWMMAQKQQQDRANLQYGKMRGHIQHTIRRGSGLMEDDEEPIVEDVMMSSEERLDDLNEGMDFDTMDIDLPPSKNRRERSELKPDYFDPSSIMDDSVLNVSMF; the protein is encoded by the exons ATGATAGCAGCTCAAGACCTACAAGCGGACTTCCACCA GGAAGGACACTCTCAGTTTTCCGACACCGATCTTGAAGATCTTGAGGGTCGGAATGCCAAACCTGGAAAAGGAAAG AGGGGGAAGAAAACCCCAAATCAAAAGACAAAGGCATCAGAGGGGAGAGGTCAGGGTCGAGTGAATGGCCACCATCAGGAGAATGGCATGGAGAATCTCAGTTTGTTTGAGATTGTCAAATTGGGCAAGAGTGCCACCCAG TCTGTTGTTGATGACTGGATCGAGTCCTATAAGATGGACAGAGACACTGCACTGATGGAACTCATCAACTTCTTCATCCACTGCTCTGGCTGTAAAG GTGCGGTGAGCTCAGAGATGTTCCGCCATATGCAGAATTCTGAGATCATCAGGAAAATGACAGAGGAATTTGATGAG GACAGCGGAGATTACCCGCTGGCGATGGCAGGTCCGCTGTGGAAAAAGTTTAAACAGAGCTTGTGTGAGTTCATCATGGTTCTGGTCCGACAGTGCCAGTACAGCATCATCTATGACGAATACATGATGGACACTGTCATTTCGCTCCTCACGGGCCTGTCGGACTCGCAGGTCAGAGCGTTTAGACACACCAGCACCCTCGCAG CTATGAAGCTGATGACCGCTTTAGTGAACGTTGCTCTGAATTTGAGCATCAACATGGACAACACACAGCGACAATACGAGACGGAACGCAATAAGAGCATTGGCAAGCGAGCTAACGAACGCTTAGAGCTTCTGCTGCAGAAGCGCAAAGAG CTCCAGGAGAACCAGGATGAGATTGAGAACATGATGAATGCCATTTTTAAAGGTGTTTTCATCCACAGATACAG GGATGTGATAGCTGAGATTAGGGTGGTCTGCATTGAGGAGATTGGAATGTGGATGAAGTTGTACAGTGAGGCGTTTCTCAACGACAGTTATCTGAAATACGTGGGCTGGACCATGTATGATAAG CAAGGTGAGGTTCGTCTGAAGTGTCTTACAGCTCTTCAGAGTTTATATTATAGCAGAGAACTTAACTCCAGACTGGAACTCTTCACCAGCCGCTTCAAG GATCGTATTGTGTCAATGACTTTGGATAAGGAGTATGATGTTGCTGTTCAGGCCATTAAGCTGCTGACGCTGGTTCTGCA GAGTAGTGATGAAGTCTTAACAGCCGAAGACTGTGAGAGTGTCTATCACCTGGTTTACTCCGCCCACCGACCTGTCGCAGTGGCAGCTGGGGAGTTTCTCTACAAAAA GTTATTCAGTCATCACAGTGCAGAGGATGAAGAGCGGCCCAGGAGAGGCAGACAGTGTTTGAATGCCAACCTCATCAGAACAACTGTTTTGTTCTTTCTGGAGAGTGAG CTTCATGAGCATGGCGCCTACTTGGTGGACAGTTTGTGGGACTGTGCGTCAGAGCTTCTGAAGGACTGGGAGAGTATGATCAGTCTGCTTCTGGATGAGCCGTACCCTGGGGAAGAAG cacTCACAGATGCTCAGGAAGCTGCTCTTGTTGAGATCATGCTCTGTGCTGTCAGACAGACGTGCGAGTGTCACCCGCCTATCGGACGCAGCTCCGGTAGAAGG GTTCTGACtgctaaagaaaaaaaaacccaACTGGATGATCGAACAAAGATCACAGAAACATTTGCGGTGGCTCTGCCTCTGTTACTAGCTAAA TATTCAGTGGACCCAGAGAAGGTCACAAATCTTCTGCAGTTTCCTCAGTATTTTGATTTGGAGATCTATACAACTGGCCGGCTTGAAAAG CATCTGGATGCATTGCTCCGTCAAGTCCGTGACGTGGTGGAGAAGCACACAGAAACAGACGTGTTGGAGGCTTGTTCCATGACGTTCCACGCACTGTGCAATGAGGAATTTACTATCTATAATCGTGTAGACATTGTCCGCAGCCAGATGATCGATGAACAGGTTGACAAGTTCCACCGCCTGCTGGAGGATTTCCTGcaggag GGGGAGGAGCCTGATGAAGATGACGCCTATCAGGTTTTGTCGACGCTTAAGAGAATCACAGCCTTCCACAA TGCCCATGACCTCACTAAATGGGACCTTTTTACCAGCAACTACAAGCTATTGAACGCTGGTCTGCAAAACGGGGACATGCCTGAGCAG ATCGTGGCCCACGCACTCCAGTGCACTCACTATGTCATACTCTGGCACTTGGCTAAACTCTCAGAGGGCACCACTAATAAG GATCATCTGGTGCTCTTGCGGAGGCAGGTGAGAGCATTTTGTCTGATGTGCCAGAGTTATCTAAACAGCATCAGCACTGCTGTGAAAGAACAG GCCTTCACAATTCTTTGTGATGCCCTCCTGATCTTCAGTTACCAGATTGTGTCGTCTGGAAGGGAGAGTTTAGAGCCGCTGGTGTTCAGTCCAGACGCATCCTTACAGAATGAACTTATCAACTTTATCCTCGATCATGTGTTTGTTGAACAGGATGAGGACAGCAGCACAG ATGATGAGGCCGGCAAGATCGAAGCACTCCACAGACGCAGGAATTTACTTGCTGCCTTTTGTAAGTTGATCATCTACAACGTGGTGGAGATGAAGATAGCAGCAGATGTCTTCAAACAGTACATGAGA TACTATAATGATTACGGTGACATCATTAAGGAGACCATGAGTAAAGCACGTCAGATTGACAAGATTCAGTGTGCCAAGACTCTTATCCTCAGTCTGCAGCAG cTGTTTAATGAGATGCTGAGTGATCTGGGCTGTAACTTTGATCGCTCCACATCTGCGTTCTGTGGGATTAAAGAACTGGCCCGACGCTTCTCACTCACATTTGGACTCGATCAGCTCAAAACCAGAGAGGCCATCGCCATGCTTCATAA ggATGGAATAGAGTTTGCCTTTAAAGAGCCGAGTCCACAGGGGGAGGGTGGTCCTCCTCTCAACCTTGCATTCCTTGACATCCTCAGTGAGTTTTCATCCAAACTACTGCGTCAGGACAAGAAGACTGt GCACCTGTATCTGGAGCGCTTCATGACATTTCAAATGGCCCTACAGAGGGACGACTGCTGGTTGCCTCTCATCTCCTACCGGAATTCTCTGCAGACGGGCACAGACGATGACACGCTGTCTGTCATTAGCGGCATGAGCAGAAGCTCTACCCGCAGTCGCAAGAGCAGATCAACTACTGCCAGCAAGAGGAAGCTGCCTGAAG agGAGAGCAGCTGTAGCAGTAGTGATGTTAGCGCGTGGGTAGGACGCATACAGGCAGCCCCGCACACGcctatgatgatgtcatcaccccaCATCGTCTCCACTGTCTTGCGGGAGCCGAAGAAGCCACGCCCCGAGCAGGGTTACATGGGAGTTTACAGCATGAGCAACGAAGCGCAACAGCAGCCTCTGCAGCAGCAGACTCTACAGCAGCCGCAGCAGCAAATGGACTACAA TTCTCAGGTTGCGTGGATGATGGCCCAAAAGCAGCAGCAGGACAGGGCTAATCTGCAGTATGGCAAGATGAGGGGCCACATACAGCACACCAT TCGCCGTGGCAGCGGGTTGATGGAGGATGATGAGGAACCTATTGTTGAAgatgtgatgatgtcatcagagGAGCGACTAGATGACCTTAATGAGGGCATGGACTTTGACACCATGGACATCGATCTG CCTCCATCCAAAAATCGCAGGGAGAGATCAGAGCTGAAACCAGACTACTTTGACCCTTCCTCCATCATGGATGACTCG GTTCTCAATGTCTCTATGTTCTGA